A window of the Halictus rubicundus isolate RS-2024b unplaced genomic scaffold, iyHalRubi1_principal scaffold0059, whole genome shotgun sequence genome harbors these coding sequences:
- the LOC143363564 gene encoding uncharacterized protein LOC143363564, with product MRINLSGTLMKVQVLQVHSSQCSSVIPEKLQLDFHVDGCSLDNSNTIQIWPIQVRIVNILNSKPIVVEIYKGTQKPKHCNSYLQKFVSDINLIMSNGGITFHEKKIERGRQVFNGITHRLRSDEEYTRCSDEDHHKDGQSPLALMPIGMVSQVPFEYMHLVCLGVIKKLLSAWVCGKYSPFSKLSSRQIFTISERMRRINKYCPSEFARRPRSIDLFSKFKAIEFRQFLLYTVHAIRIMVSQVFVSKYLKIAEGALQQFVRRCEKFYGPTFNSYNVHGLLHLAADVRRFGTLDSFSAFPYESNMSIFRKYCRKPGQPLQQFSNRMKVFCRLTSAAIRELQAEVARLKEQMGRLEERLNAQVEVEEV from the exons ATGCGGATAAATCTATCGGGGACGTTGATGAAGGTACAGGTGTTACAGGTGCAT TCATCTCAATGTTCTTCAGTAATTCCTGAAAAGTTGCAATTGGATTTTCATGTGGacggatgtagtttagataattccaatacaattcaaatttggcctattcaagtcagaattgtaaatatcttaaatagtaaacccattgtagtagagatttataaaggcacccaaaaacccaagcattgtaacagttatcttcaaaaatttgtctctgacataaacttgataatgtcaaatggaggcattacgttccacgagaaaaaaatt GAAAGAGGTCGTCAGGTTTTCAATGGTATTACACATCGTTTACGAAGtgatgaagaatataccaggtgtTCCGATGAGGATCATCATAAAGATGGTCAAAGTCCATTAGCTTTGATGCCAATAGGAATGGTATCACAGGTGCCATTCGAGTATATGCATCTCGTATGTCTAGgtgtcattaaaaaattgttatctgcCTGGGTGTGTGGCAAATATtccccattttcaaaattatcttctcgacaaattttcacaatctcagagagaatgagaaggatcaataaatattgtccatccgagtttgcaaggcgtcctagatcaatagatttattttccaaatttaaagcaatagaatttcggcaatttcttttgtatACTGTCCA TGCCATAAGAATAATGGTTTCACAGGTTTTTGTTAGCAAATATTTAAAGATTGCAGAAGGAGCTTTGCAACAATTTGTTCGTCGTTGTGAAAAGTTCTATGGCCCAACTTTTAATTCTTATAATGTCCACGGTCTTCTCCACTTGGCGGCTGACGTCAGACGTTTTGGTACATTAGATTCATTTTCAGCTTTCCCGTATGAAAGCAacatgtccatttttagaaaatattgcagaaagccaggacaaccccttcaacaattttctaatagaatgaaagtattctgtc GACTTACTTCTGCTGCAATTCGCGAGCTGCAGGCCGAAGTTGCGCGACTGAAAGAGCAAATGGGTAGGCTAGAAGAACGGCTGAACGCCCAAGTCGAAGTTGAGGAAGTATAG
- the LOC143363565 gene encoding LOW QUALITY PROTEIN: uncharacterized protein LOC143363565 (The sequence of the model RefSeq protein was modified relative to this genomic sequence to represent the inferred CDS: inserted 1 base in 1 codon), producing MSHRPCSKCKVCGTQERGRQVFNGITHPLRSDEEYTRCSDEDHHKDGQSPLALMPIGMVSQVPFEYMHLVCLGVIKKLLSAWVCGKYSPFSKLSSRQIFTISERMRRINKYCPSEFARRPRSIDLFSKFKAIEFRQFLLYTXPVVTYGVLKDNVYRHFLFLHSAIRIMVSQVFVSKYLKFAEGALQQFVRRCEKFYGPTFNSYNVHGLLHLADDVRRFGTLDSFSAFPYESNMSIFRKYCRKPGQPLQQFSNRMREIEHHGSNKGGGDSSTTIQASMMFHNSCGAISYRKLQIHSLLLGTDERDNCCILHDGTVCIISSISPHENSFRLGVQRFLQVDVFYDIALLSRALEIFKCDTLSTEITYVSQENVRAKCYRMPLEAMNVSNESSTDEEDDNILGMSQWVIAVLVHFETV from the exons ATGTCTCATCGACCTTGTTCCAAGTGCAAAGTTTGTGGTACACAGGAAAGAGGTCGTCAGGTTTTCAATGGTATTACACATCCTTTACGAAGtgatgaagaatataccaggtgtTCCGATGAGGATCATCATAAAGATGGTCAAAGTCCATTAGCTTTGATGCCAATAGGAATGGTATCACAGGTGCCATTCGAGTATATGCATCTCGTATGTCTAGgtgtcattaaaaaattgttatctgcCTGGGTGTGTGGCAAATATtccccattttcaaaattatcttctcgacaaattttcacaatctcagagagaatgagaaggatcaataaatattgtccatccgagtttgcaaggcgtcctagatcaatagatttattttccaaatttaaagcaatagaatttcggcaatttcttttgtatA GTCCAGTTGTCACCTATGGAGTACTGAAGGATAATGTATatcgacacttcttgtttctgcaCAGTGCCATAAGAATAATGGTTTCACAGGTTTTTGTTAGCAAATATTTAAAGTTTGCAGAAGGAGCTTTGCAACAATTTGTTCGTCGTTGTGAAAAGTTCTATGGCCCAACTTTTAATTCTTATAATGTCCACGGTCTTCTCCACTTGGCCGATGACGTCAGACGTTTTGGTACATTAGATTCATTTTCAGCTTTCCCGTATGAAAGCAacatgtccatttttagaaaatattgcagaaagccaggacaaccccttcaacaattttctaatagaatGAGAGAGATAGAACATCATGGCAGTAATAAGGGAGGTGGTGATTCTTCGACCACCATTCAGGCATCTATGATGTTTCATAATAGTTGTGGTGCTATTTCTTACCGCAAACTTCAAATTCACAGCTTATTGCTTGGCACAGACGAGCGCGATAATTGCTGCATTTTACACGATGGCacagtttgtataatttcatctattagtccccatgaaaattcttttcgctTAGGTGTACAAAGATTTCTACAAGTTGATGTATTCTATGATATCGCCTTGTTATCTCGagcactagaaatttttaaatgcgatACTTTGAGCACTGAAATAACATATGTTAGCCAGGAAAATGTTAGGGCAAAATGTTACCGAATGCCATTGGAGGCCATGAACGTTTCCAACGAATCGTCGACGGATGAAGAAGACgataacatattgggaatgtcccagtgggttatcgctgtgctggttcattttgaaacagtataa